The Oceanispirochaeta sp. nucleotide sequence AAATTGTATATGATAAATTTAAGGGGTGATTTGTGCTTTGTCTTTACAATGCTAAGGTTTATACAGGAATTAATTCCCTTGATGAATCGACAGTTCTTATTCAGGATGGTCGGATTGAGGACGTTCTTTCCAATAAAAGATTCAAACAAATGATTCTTCCCGCATAGACCCGGGTCATAGATCTTCAGGGTTTAAATGTTTCTTCGGGATTTGTAGATACTCATATTCATGGCCTCCATGGAATGGATACTCTGGATGGAACATCCGATTCAATTCTCGGTATGTCAAAATCTCTCATTCAATATGGTGTGACTTCCTTCTGTCCGACATTGTACCCCCAGGATGACAAGATTTTCCTGAATTCGATTCGGAATGTTGTCAATGCCATGGGCCATGAAGAGGGGGCAAAAATCCTGGGGATGCATCTTGAAGGACCCTTTATTTCCAGATCACAAACGGGAGTTCAACTTCCTCAGTACATGAGAGAGGTTGATCTGGAACTGATGCAAAAATATTGGGATGCTTCAGAAGGCATTATCTCCATTATGACCGTTGCTCCCGAGTTGAAAGGAATGAGATCCCTGGCATTATACTGCAGAAAAAAGGGAATCGTTCTTTCGGCAGGACATTCCAATGCCAGCTATGACAATATGAGGGAAGGGATGGAGGCGGGGATTGTCCATTCAACACATTTTTTTAATGCTATGAGGGCGCTTCACCATCGGGATCCCGGCGTTGTTGGGGCGATTATGATCCATCCGGAGGTCTCCTGCGAGATTATCGGCGATGGAGTCCATGTTCATCCGGCTCTCATCAAGCTTCTGCTCAGTGTAAAACCCAAAGACAAGATCCTGCTTGTTACAGATTCGCTTAGACCGACAGGACAGAAGGAAGGTGACTTGTATGCCAATAATGAGAAAGTCTATCTCAAAGACGGGATTTTCTATAGAGTTTCAGATGATGTCATTGCGGGGTCTTCCCTCACGATGAACCGGGGGATAAAAAACCTGATGGACATGGGCATCGATAAATCTCTGGCCATCCAGATGGCAACAAAAAATCCTTCTCTTGTTTTGAATAAACAGAATGAACTGGGATCACTCATCCCTGGAAAGGCTGCTGATATAGCTGTTTTTGATGACAATTTGAATATTGAATATACCATTGTCAATGGAAACATCTTATATTCCTCACGATCACAATCATGATCATGGATGATGTCTCAGGTTATCAGATTTTATAATTATACGAAAATGAAATGTTTGGCTTTGGCTGTTGCACAGACCATTCCATCAGAATTTGTGACCACAGCTTCAAAAAACAGAAATCTCTTTTGCTGATCCACCAGCCGGGCTTTCACGAGAATCGTTTTCATAACCGGTGTGATCGCTTTTATGTATTTAATTTCCAGATGTCTTGTCACATTAGGACTGGCAACCAGCATGCTGAGAGGGCCGATGGTATTGTCTATGGCAGCAGAAATAACTCCCCCCTGC carries:
- the nagA gene encoding N-acetylglucosamine-6-phosphate deacetylase yields the protein MDLQGLNVSSGFVDTHIHGLHGMDTLDGTSDSILGMSKSLIQYGVTSFCPTLYPQDDKIFLNSIRNVVNAMGHEEGAKILGMHLEGPFISRSQTGVQLPQYMREVDLELMQKYWDASEGIISIMTVAPELKGMRSLALYCRKKGIVLSAGHSNASYDNMREGMEAGIVHSTHFFNAMRALHHRDPGVVGAIMIHPEVSCEIIGDGVHVHPALIKLLLSVKPKDKILLVTDSLRPTGQKEGDLYANNEKVYLKDGIFYRVSDDVIAGSSLTMNRGIKNLMDMGIDKSLAIQMATKNPSLVLNKQNELGSLIPGKAADIAVFDDNLNIEYTIVNGNILYSSRSQS
- a CDS encoding PaaI family thioesterase; this encodes MKGKREKVDKAEQSLICRFPVLENQLNPFGNMQGGVISAAIDNTIGPLSMLVASPNVTRHLEIKYIKAITPVMKTILVKARLVDQQKRFLFFEAVVTNSDGMVCATAKAKHFIFV